One Nicotiana tomentosiformis chromosome 4, ASM39032v3, whole genome shotgun sequence genomic window carries:
- the LOC138910060 gene encoding zinc finger BED domain-containing protein RICESLEEPER 2-like: protein MGTNLMNGNHLHVRCMAHIMNIVVQDSLKESSVSIECVRHAVRYVRQSPARLKRFQECFDDEQLNCKNTLCLDVPTRWNSTYLMFRRAVEFESAFSHYASSEIGLRHYLEHSYIKVGIPTGELLSSDWENVKRITKFLEIFYLLTLKISGSCYVTSNIHFLEICAVVVYLKQLIANEDTVLSEIAKKMKEKFNKYWGDPGKMNKIIFISCILDPRYKLESVGYALVKMFDEDPGATIQAEVKKYMTSLFSEYVKSSSKGAVLASSSDCSSLDTSTSGLYDSQVSTQNT, encoded by the coding sequence ATGGGAACTAATTTGATGAACGGTAATCACCTTCACGTGAGATGTATGGCTCACATCATGAATATTGTGGTCCAGGATAGTTTAAAAGAATCTTCAGTGTCTATTGAATGTGTTAGGCATGCAGTGAGATATGTTAGGCAGTCTCCTGCAAGGTTGAAGAGGTTTCAAGAATGTTTTGATGATGAACAACTCAATTGTAAAAATACTTTATGCTTGGATGTTCCAactaggtggaattccacctactTGATGTTCCGTAGGGCTGTTGAATTTGAAAGTGCATTTTCACATTATGCATCTAGTGAAATTGGCCTAAGACATTATCTTGAGCATTCTTATATTAAAGTTGGAATTCCTACAGGTGAACTTTTGAGTAGTGATTGGGAGAATGTAAAACGAATTACAAAGTTTCTTGAAATCTTCTATCTTCTTACTTTGAAAATATCTGGATCATGTTATGTTACATCGAATATTCATTTTCTTGAAATTTGTGCGGTTGTTGTTTATTTGAAGCAATTGATAGCAAATGAAGATACAGTTTTAAGTGAAATAGCAAAGAAGATGAAGGAAAAGTTTAATAAGTATTGGGGTGATCCAGGGAAAATGAACAAGATAATTTTCATCTCATGTATTTTGGATCCACGTTACAAGCTCGAATCAGTTGGTTATGCACTTGTAAAGATGTTTGATGAAGATCCGGGGGCAACAATACAAGCAGAAGTGAAGAAGTACATGACTTCATTATTTAGTGAGTATGTAAAGTCCAGCTCAAAAGGTGCCGTGCTTGCTTCATCTTCAGATTGTTCTTCATTGGACACTTCTACTTCCGGGCTTTATGACAGTCAAGTAAGCACCCAAAATACATGA